The sequence below is a genomic window from Actinokineospora baliensis.
GCGCCCGCAACCTCGGGTAAGCCCAAACCTCTCACAAAGGCAACAGCGGCGTTGGTCGCATTCATGCCTAAAATGCGCGCACATTCAGTTCTGGGGAGTAATAGTGCGCCGCATTCTCCCGCGCCGGGCGGCTTCCCGCCTCGGCGCGATCGTCGCCGCCGTGGCCGTCGGGGGAGTGCTCGCGGCACCCGCTACCGCGCAGGACCTGGTGGGGGCCGCCCCGGCCCGGCCGGACATCTCGCTCGCGGTGTCTTTCGACAAGACCGAATACGCGCCTGCGGACGTCATCGCCGTCACGGTCCGGGTGACCAACAACAGCGACGCGTACGCCAACGTCACCTTGACCGCGCCCGTGGCGACCGCCGCGACCGGCAAGTTCGGCGGCGCCGCGTTCACCGACCTCAACCTCAACAACAAGCCCGACCCGGGCGAGCCTGCCCCGGGTGTCAGGGTCGTCGTGAAGGCCGCCGACTGGTCCACTTCGGACAGGACGACAGATGTCAACGGCCGCTTCGACTTCGACGACCTCCCCGCGGGCCCCTACACCGTCACCTACACGCCTGGTGATCTGAAGTACGACGTCGGCGGTGTGCAGCCCGACCGCCTCTACATCTCCGGCGACGCCTACGCCGACGTCGTCGTGCCCGCCTGGTACTACGAGTCCGCGGCCGTGTACCCGCAGCTCACCTTGGACAAGCCGAACTACCGACCTGGCGACCCCGTCAGGGCGACGCTGATCCTGACCAACAGGTGAGGTCGTCGGCACTTCGACGGCCAACGGCGACGGGGAGATCGACTTCTCCGGTGTGCCGGTCGGCAGCTACACGGTGCTGCTCGACGAACCGTACCGAGTGGACACCCCGGTCGAGGCGCCGCTGCGGTTCCCGATCACGGCGGCCCCGGCCGGTCGGCTGGACGTCCCGGTTGTCGTCGACCAGCGGCACCACGGCCGGTACTCGGACCTGCTGGTGACCGCGCGGCTGGACAAACCCGCCTACCTGGGCAGCGACGCGGTCAAAGCGACGGTGACCGTCCGCAACAACGGCAACGTCATCGCCACCGGCGTCGGGTTCACCCTCGACGGTATCGGTGGTCTGTCGGTGAACTTCCACGACCTCGGTGGACTGCCGAGGGCACGCAGGCCAGGGGGGATCACGTTGGCTCCCGGGCAGACGCGTGAGTTCGTGCTGACCGGGTTCGCTTATGCGGGTGCGCCTGCGCTCACGACCACGGTCACGGCGGTGGGCGACCAGGCCGAGTTGGACCAGGAGAACAACAGTGCCACGGTGAGCGCCCCCGTCGTCGTGGGCAACGGCGATCTCACCGGTGCCGTCTTCCTCGACCTCGACGCCGACGGCGTCGTCGACCCGGGTGAGGGCATCCCCGGGGTGGAGGTGACCGCGTCGGCGCGCTCGGGCGGGGTGTACGTGGCCCGGCGGACCGAATCGGACGGTCGCTTCTCCATCTCCGGGATCGACGCGACCGGGTATGTGCTGAAGTACAGTCGCACCAACGACAAGTACGAGATCCCCGGCGGGGCGGGCGGATCCACCGACTACGTCGCGGTGACGACGGCCGGACTCGACCTGCCGGTGCCCGCGGTTCTGGTGCCGGACAAGGCGATCCAGGCGCGGGTCTCCTTCGACCGCGAGTTCTACCACCCGGGCGACACCGCCCAGGTCACTTTCAGGTTCCTCAACACCAGCGACTACCCGCTCGCCGGTGTGGGTGTGCGCAACAACCCGGGTGACGGCGACTTCCCGGTCGAGGCCGACTGGGCGTTGATCGGACTCGGCCAGCCGGGCTTGGCCATCGCACCGCGCGAGGAGGAGGTCGTCACCGTGCCGGTGCGCATCCCGGCGACCGCCGGGGGGCGGTGTGCGCTTCACCGGGTCCGTGGTGGCCAACGCCGTGTCCGGCCCGCTGCCGATCACCGCGACCGCGACCGTGGAACCCGGTCAGCCGACCACCTCGACCACGGTCTCCCCGACTACAACGGTCTCCCCGACAGTGTCGCCGACCGCAACGGTGTCGCCGACGCCCTCTGTCCTGACGGCCGAGCCGGTCGTGCCGAGCACGTCCGCCGTCGCGACGAGTCCCGTGCCGCCGCAGGTCCAGGGTGGGCGCGCACCGAGCGGCCTTGCCGACACCGGTGCGAGCGTGATCGGCCTGGGCCTGACCGCTCTGGGCGCTGTGCTCGTAGGCGCAGCGACGGTCGTCTTTTCGCGCAGGCGCAGGGTTTCCTGACCAGGTGGGGCGGCGGTGCCGCCCCACCTGGTTCAGCTGAACATCACGAACACCGACAGGGTGGCAAGCGAGCCGAGCACGAACCCGATCACCGCCAGCCTGCCGAACAGTTCCGCCTTGCCGAGCAGCCACAGCGCGCCAAGGCACGCCATCAGCACACCCGAGGCGATCATCGCCATGTCGGACATGGTTCCCCCTATGGGCACTCCTATTAGGACAGTTCCTGGTCCCGGGTCTCGGGCAGCCAGAACAGCGCGGTGAAGGCGATCCCGTACGCGATCGCGCCGAAGGCCATCGCGCCGCCGATGCCGTAGGTCAGCGCGATGAAGCCGATCCCGGTGGGGAAGAAGGCGCCGCCCGCGCGGCCGAAGTTGTAGGTGAACCCGGGACCGGC
It includes:
- a CDS encoding carboxypeptidase regulatory-like domain-containing protein, whose protein sequence is MRRILPRRAASRLGAIVAAVAVGGVLAAPATAQDLVGAAPARPDISLAVSFDKTEYAPADVIAVTVRVTNNSDAYANVTLTAPVATAATGKFGGAAFTDLNLNNKPDPGEPAPGVRVVVKAADWSTSDRTTDVNGRFDFDDLPAGPYTVTYTPGDLKYDVGGVQPDRLYISGDAYADVVVPAWYYESAAVYPQLTLDKPNYRPGDPVRATLILTNR